The region GTACCCAGGCCGCAAAAATATGGTGCCACATGATATTGTGTTAAAGGAGGAGGCTCCAGTTCAACTGATGACTTACAGGATCCTAGAGTGCCTCCTGGTGTCCTTGATAAAAGCAGCGGACCTGATGCTGTCTCTGGGGATCATTTCGTGCTATGGAAAAAGTACACATGGCGGTACTCTGGTAAGACCAAATGATGTTTATCCATGtgtccagctaatttaaatagctctcGTTACTTTATTGTGTGATTGAACTCGATTCATTATTGTTTCTGGCGTTTTCATTTGCCaggtgcaaatgtttcaccaaaccaagatccttcccgagactatttagcaAAGCCACCTTCTCTGTATCCAGACCTTAGCGTCTCCTGAGTTAATTGTGATTGTGTTAAAGAATGCAAACAACCCATAGTTttgttttctcctatcccagaatgcatctgtggtgtaccCAGACTTTACTCCACATGGCTGTAGAGACAGAGCTGGAAATGCAAGACTTATGTTTTATGAACTTGAAAAGATTTTAATAATaggacaaaggaaaggaaacaagggtagaaaaagacagaagagagacaaaaaggcaGGGTTGCAGAGAGAGTGTATATGATGGTGGGATGTGCAAAGTCAGGGAGGAGGGGCATCAGAGTCATACAGGgactgagaaagaggaggggactaagagaatgagagagaggtAAATTACATGACTCAGGTTTGTTCAGAAAGCTGCCAGAGCTGAAGCTATCAGCGGACCTCTGCAGATGGAGGTTGAGGACGGAGCCGAGCTCTGCTTTCCACAGTTCCCAAACACCTCCTGCAGGAAGCCCTCGTCTCCTTGGCCCCATACACTTCTCACTTACATTGTGTGCTACTCCATCCCTCTGAACACTGTGACTCTCAACctgctcatcatcatctcaATCTCCCACTTCAGGCAGATATTAACTTCTTTGCTTCTCTTTACAggatttgtaattttaaaacGTGAACAGCTGCTGTATATTTAGAATAATTGTCTTTGAGTTAGTTTTGAATGATGTTGATCCAAATGACTTTGACGCCAGAGACTGTTGTTAAAGTCTACTCTGCTACCAATATTAATCATTTCTTTCTGTCCACCGTGACCTCAACCAAGTCTTTTTAATTGTCTAATCTTACTGATGTAGAGgactgaaaaatatttaaactaatatggattttatatttttaattttgaaaactGGTTAGGGTTTTTCTTTCAGTATTGTTGGTTTAATGACACGTTTCTCTATCCCTGCAGGAAGCTCCACACCCCAaccaacatcctcctcctctctctggctgtctcagaCTTTCTAGTGGGCCTTGTGCTGATGCCTGTAGAAGTTCTCCGACAAACATCCTGTTGGTTTTTTAGTGactatgtgtgttttctttataattatcTTACAATCATCATTACTGCATCCTCAGTAGGTGACATAGTGCTCATATCAGTTGACCGTTATGTGGCTATTTGTGACCCTCTGCATTACACCACTAAAGTCACTGTGAACAGAGTTAAActcagtgtttgtctgtgttggctCTATTCTGTTTCCTACAGCTTTTTCATTGTGAAGGATGACTTAACTCAACCAGGGAGGTATAATTGCTGCTACGGAGAATGTTTGTTGGTCATTGACTATTTCACAGGACTTATagatcttgttttgtcctttattCTTCCAGTTACTGTAATTGTAGCTCTGTATCTGAGAGTATTTGCCGTGGCTGTGTCTCAGGCCCGTGCCATGCGCTCTCACATTACAGCTGTCTCACTCCATCTGACAGGGActccaaaggcaaagaaatcagAGCTGAAAGCAGCCAGGACTCTTGGTGTTCTGGTAGTTGTGTTTCTAATGTGTTTATGCCCATATTACTGTGTCTCTCTTGCAGGTGACGGCTTCATTAATGTTTCATCTGCATcctattttctctttgtgtgtcaaTTTAACTCTAGTCTAAACCCTTTGATCTACGCCTTGTTTTACCCCTGGTttagaaaagcagttaaactcaTAGTTACTCTTCAGATACTGCAGCCTGGCTCTCGTGAGACCAACATGCTGTAGAGAGACTGTGGAGGGACGGAGATCAGACTCGGTCCAaagattaaatgaatgaatatgttgCTGCTGTTCAGTGACTGAAATATCAAATACAGAAATTGAAGATTCATTTTCCTGTCTTTAAGTCTAAATTGTGTGCAATCAACAATTGAAAGGCCTGTTCTTCAGCTTTATCttgttgtgtattgtgtctctctgatgctgctgcatttaaagaaagagtcataagcaccatatactgtatctggGTAATCACTAGTGACATGAAACATTTCAACACAATAGGAGCGCTATGAAAGCCTTGTATTTATGTCTCTATATTTCGTCAAAGCATTATCTCTGGGATTTAAGTCGATTTTGTTGCAGACAGAAATCCAAGGCCTGCTCGGCCTCAGTTTCACTGTTAAAAAGAACAGCCCCACGTTCCCATCAAGTATAGAAAAACATCAGCTGTGAACTGTAGTTGTGTTTCAAATAAAACTATTGGTACAAAAAGATCTTGGGCCCTTTACAAAGTTGTTGTAATCATTTCAATTTAGTGTCATTCATATGTGATCCCTGTTTAACATATATTGTCTTTATGACATAATTATGTGAAGCACTATGAAGTCCTGTTGCGAGAGccaaaataatacattatttgaAAAGACAGGATTATCTACAGTTCATCAGATCATTGCAGTCACATTTCC is a window of Etheostoma cragini isolate CJK2018 chromosome 11, CSU_Ecrag_1.0, whole genome shotgun sequence DNA encoding:
- the LOC117953215 gene encoding trace amine-associated receptor 13c-like produces the protein MEVEDGAELCFPQFPNTSCRKPSSPWPHTLLTYIVCYSIPLNTVTLNLLIIISISHFRKLHTPTNILLLSLAVSDFLVGLVLMPVEVLRQTSCWFFSDYVCFLYNYLTIIITASSVGDIVLISVDRYVAICDPLHYTTKVTVNRVKLSVCLCWLYSVSYSFFIVKDDLTQPGRYNCCYGECLLVIDYFTGLIDLVLSFILPVTVIVALYLRVFAVAVSQARAMRSHITAVSLHLTGTPKAKKSELKAARTLGVLVVVFLMCLCPYYCVSLAGDGFINVSSASYFLFVCQFNSSLNPLIYALFYPWFRKAVKLIVTLQILQPGSRETNML